The nucleotide window CCCTTACACCAGTCCTCCAAGGCAGCTGGACACAGCAACCCTGCCCTTAACCCGTCTCTCAGTCCCACCGATCTCTCCGTCTGTCCTCTAGCCTGTCCATTGGCGATTCAGTACATTTTTTGTCGGCTTGGCAAAACGGCCTCCTTCAGGAAAGAGAAGATCAGCAGGATCCCCGAGCGTTTGCCTCTTTTTCCTTTCGTGAAGTAGTTAGACACCACATCGTCTgaagacacaaaacaaacaaacgaaaaactttaataaaatatattaatatgcattgGACAGATCAATACAGTCAAGGTtctgaaacaaaaaataaaataattttaaaatcggCTGATACCCATTTTGGTGTCAGATTGGAAAATCAACTTCAAGCAGCTTTGGTTAAGACATAAATTACATGTAAACATTATTATGTTTTAGTCTGGGTTTTGGTGGCGTATTTCATGAAATATAAGCCTCTTAATTCCCTCCATGTTTCTTGCATCTTGTTGTTGGCACAGGATTTTATCACTGCACATTTATTCTTAatcttaaatatataattaccaTGATTCCACATGTAAAGCTGGAAATATATAAGTTCTTACTGAATTTCTCTGGAAAGTCTTTATACCATCAGCCTGAAATCTATCACCATGCATGGTTTATGTCTGTCTTTATAAACCTCACATGACCAATAAGCTTTGAGAACCATGATTGTGATTCCCAATATTAAGTAGAATATAACACTGAAGTTACCCATTAAGAGAATCTCCGGGTGAGTGTCAATGTCTTATCACatgaaatgttattaaaacCAATAGGAAACACAAAATGTATTAGACACAGAGTTAAAAGCTACACAAAAATCACTGACCACCTTGCTGTATGGTGGATGGAAGAACGTTTTCTCCTGCTGACAAGGACACAAAGAAGGAGAAGGGTATCACCCACAGGCAAATTGTGAAGTATGCCAGGACCTGAAAAtaacaatgttaaaaatgtaaattcagAATAATAAGCTTTCAAACCATACTGTTATGTCATGTTATCTAAAATAACTGTATTTTCACTGATTCATCTTCTTTAACCACTtcttcctgatcagggtcatagtgagccagagcctacacagagaTATTGGGcctaaggcaggaatacaccctgtagaaGGTGCCAGTCCATCCCAGGGGATCACACGCTCACCATGTTACTACACCTGcgagcaatttcacacagccaatccatccACACACTGGGGTcactggactgtggaaggaaaccagagcatctggaggaaacccatgcagacatgaggagaacaaaCCAAGCTCTTCACAGACTATAATCTGAAGTGGAGTAtaaaccctggagctgtttggcaGTAATGCTATCTGCAGCGTCACAGTGGCACAGGCAGTGGTTGTGTGTTTaggtatttttaaatgtttctcaCCTCTGAAAAAGCATAGTATTCTTCTgcaaaatactggaaagccatgTAGTGATTTATCACCACCAGTACTGACAAAAGAAAAGgtcaaaaaaagagagagagtgtctgagAAAACAAGtagtattttaaataataataatcattattattactactattattattattatcatcaccATTGTAATGTCCCTGGTCTGACCACATTTTACATTAAGGCATATGTACAGTAGCccttaaagtaaaatacagggggtcctcgacttacgacgttgatccgttcctacgtcgcgtaaaccgattttcggtgtaagtcggaacatactgtacgtaaataacataccgTAAGCACTGATCCtaatcctaacacctatcctccacGGTCCCGagccaaacacgaagttcacgttacgacatttacgacgcaaaaccacgtAAGTCGaaacaacccagtaaacatttagccgttgattcaatgttgaaataacgtaatgactgccgtctaatcaatgtTTTCTTAAggctgaaaatgaaagttgaaaagacgtccaaacacagacattgaaaagacgactattagatgtattttggacgtccattgacgttattaattagTCACGaaaaaaattacttgtataaaacgcattttggacgtccactggcgttatcgattggtcaccacttaactaacttattaataTTGACCTTTAAATTacgtccttgacggacagactacttttagacctattttgaacgtccaagGACatcccttgtttactgggaaggctttatacagtaaatgggagatgtgtcataaccacgaaacatcgtaactcaggactgacgtaacccgaggacctcctgtaattgagacattttttaaaaacttttatgAGACTTATGTGATTGAAAATTCAGGCATACTTACTACAGGACAAGATAAAATTTGGTGAGCTGAGCATGATGTAGGGGAAGGTCTGCAACAGGCCAAAGTAAACAAGATTGGTGAAGAGACCAACTCCAATCATCAGAGTAGGGAAGCCTTCAAACAGGTACAACCCTGCCAACACACCTGTGGAAGCCTGTGGGGGAAAGAGAGGCTCAGTGACCGAGGGAAAGCAGCAGATCCAAAGTCAGACAAAACCAAATCCTTTATAAAACAATGAGGACTTACCAGTATCATGTACTTTATTATACGACTGGTGGCAACTGTGTACTCCTCTATCAGCTCGGCCAGGTAATACAGTCCTGCAGCTGCACAGAAAGAAAAGGGCTTTAGAAAATAATGCACAtgaacaaaaatgaataaaaaaaagtaataaataaaatatcaaatacg belongs to Hoplias malabaricus isolate fHopMal1 chromosome 9, fHopMal1.hap1, whole genome shotgun sequence and includes:
- the tex261 gene encoding protein TEX261 isoform X1, with amino-acid sequence MWFIYVLSWLSLVIQISFVTLAIAAGLYYLAELIEEYTVATSRIIKYMILASTGVLAGLYLFEGFPTLMIGVGLFTNLVYFGLLQTFPYIMLSSPNFILSCILVVINHYMAFQYFAEEYYAFSEVLAYFTICLWVIPFSFFVSLSAGENVLPSTIQQGDDVVSNYFTKGKRGKRSGILLIFSFLKEAVLPSRQKMY
- the tex261 gene encoding protein TEX261 isoform X2 produces the protein MWFIYVLSWLSLVIQISFVTLAIAAGLYYLAELIEEYTVATSRIIKYMILASTGVLAGLYLFEGFPTLMIGVGLFTNLVYFGLLQTFPYIMLSSPNFILSCILVVINHYMAFQYFAEEYYAFSEVLAYFTICLWVIPFSFFVSLSAGENVLPSTIQQDDVVSNYFTKGKRGKRSGILLIFSFLKEAVLPSRQKMY